The genomic window CAAAGCTGCCTTCGCCGCAGACATGGTGTTTTTGCGCACCGTCGGCGCAAAGCCCGTGGTGGTTCATGGCGGCGGACCGCAGATCTCCGCGATGCTGAAGAAACTCGGCATGGAAGGAGAATTCAAAGGTGGGTTCCGCGTCACCACCCCTGAGGTGATGGACGTGGTGCGCATGGTGCTCTTCGGTCAGGTGGGACGCGACCTCGTGGGGCTGATCAACTCGCATGGTCCTTATGCTGTTGGCATGTCCGGTGAAGACGCCGGACTGTTCCGGGCGGAGAAGCGCTACATTGATCTCGAAGGCGAGATGACCGACATCGGTCAGGTAGGCAACATCACGCACGTCGATGCCTCAGTGCTGCTGGACATCATTGAAGCGGGTCGAATTCCCGTGATCTCAACCATCGCCCCCGGCGAAGACGGGGAAGTATTCAACATCAATGCAGACACCGCCGCCGGTGCGCTAGCCGCCGCCTTGCAGGCGGAGCGCCTCATGATTCTCACCAACGTTGAAGGTCTCTACACCGACTGGCCGGATCGCAGCTCACTCGCATCGATGATCCGCACCGGCGACCTCCGCGAAATTCTTCCGAAGCTCGATTCGGGCATGATCCCGAAGATGGAAAGCTGTCTCCACGCCGTGGACGCTGGTGTAGACGCAGCCCACGTGATCGATGGTCGCGTTGCTCACTCCGTGCTGCTCGAGCTTTTGACCTCCGGTGGCATCGGGACGATGGTGATTGATGACTCGGATGGGAACGTCGAAAAGCTTCCACAAACTCTCTATCGAGGTCAAGAATGAACAACCTACAACAGCGCTGGTCAGATGCGCTCATGAACACCTACGGCACGCCCGCTGTGGCCCTGGTGGAGGGTGAGGGCGCCATCGTAAAGGATGGGCAAGGGCGCGAATATATCGACATGCTCGCAGGCATCGCCGTGAATTCCC from Corynebacterium gerontici includes these protein-coding regions:
- the argB gene encoding acetylglutamate kinase, which translates into the protein MEQSKLTPQLRANVLAEALPWLQHFRDKIVVVKYGGNAMVDEELKAAFAADMVFLRTVGAKPVVVHGGGPQISAMLKKLGMEGEFKGGFRVTTPEVMDVVRMVLFGQVGRDLVGLINSHGPYAVGMSGEDAGLFRAEKRYIDLEGEMTDIGQVGNITHVDASVLLDIIEAGRIPVISTIAPGEDGEVFNINADTAAGALAAALQAERLMILTNVEGLYTDWPDRSSLASMIRTGDLREILPKLDSGMIPKMESCLHAVDAGVDAAHVIDGRVAHSVLLELLTSGGIGTMVIDDSDGNVEKLPQTLYRGQE